Proteins encoded together in one Chitinophaga varians window:
- a CDS encoding adenylosuccinate synthase, translated as MVDVLLGLQWGDEGKGKIVDYFAGRYDVIARFQGGPNAGHTLYVNGQKVVLRTIPSGVFHDKTINLIGNGVVLDPVAFKKESEDIAALGIDLTKNLFIAEKTHIIVPTHRALDKASEISKGHDKIGSTLKGIGPAYMDKTGRNGLRVGDVISADFETLYEKLKQKHLQMLSQYNVEGLEADIEAWEKEFFEAVPFLKKMNIVSGEYFLNEKLKAGKKVLAEGAQGSMLDVDFGTYPFVTSSNTISAGVCTGLGIAPQWIKEVIGVTKAYCTRVGSGPFPTELHDATGENLRAAGHEFGAVTGRPRRCGWIDLVALNYTCMLSGVTQLVMTKSDVLDEFDEVLACTAYEINGRQTKQLPFQLNGLEVKPVWETFKGWSEKTATCKQFNELPSEMKTFVEAVDNYLGVPVKYVSNGPGRDQILER; from the coding sequence ATGGTAGACGTTTTGTTAGGCCTGCAATGGGGCGACGAAGGCAAAGGTAAAATTGTGGACTATTTTGCCGGCAGGTACGACGTGATTGCCCGTTTCCAGGGTGGACCAAATGCTGGCCATACCCTGTATGTAAACGGTCAGAAAGTAGTATTGCGCACCATTCCTTCCGGTGTGTTTCATGATAAAACCATTAACCTGATTGGTAATGGCGTAGTACTGGACCCTGTAGCTTTCAAAAAAGAAAGTGAAGATATCGCTGCCCTGGGCATCGACCTGACAAAAAACCTGTTTATCGCGGAAAAAACGCATATTATCGTTCCTACGCACCGTGCGCTGGACAAGGCTTCCGAGATCTCTAAAGGTCACGATAAAATCGGTTCTACCCTGAAAGGCATTGGTCCCGCGTACATGGACAAAACAGGCAGAAACGGCCTGCGTGTGGGCGATGTGATCTCTGCCGATTTTGAAACGCTGTACGAAAAGCTGAAGCAGAAACACCTGCAGATGCTGTCCCAATACAACGTGGAAGGCCTGGAAGCTGACATCGAAGCATGGGAAAAAGAGTTCTTTGAGGCAGTGCCTTTCCTGAAAAAAATGAATATCGTCAGCGGTGAATATTTCCTGAATGAAAAACTGAAAGCCGGTAAAAAAGTACTGGCCGAAGGTGCGCAGGGAAGCATGCTGGACGTGGATTTCGGTACGTATCCGTTTGTGACGTCTTCCAATACTATTTCTGCCGGCGTATGTACCGGGCTGGGCATTGCTCCGCAATGGATCAAGGAAGTGATTGGTGTGACCAAAGCTTATTGCACCCGCGTGGGCAGCGGTCCTTTCCCGACCGAACTGCATGATGCCACCGGCGAAAACCTGCGTGCTGCCGGACATGAATTTGGCGCAGTTACCGGCCGTCCCCGCCGTTGCGGCTGGATCGACCTGGTAGCCCTGAACTATACCTGTATGCTGAGCGGCGTTACCCAACTGGTGATGACCAAAAGCGATGTACTCGATGAATTTGATGAGGTACTTGCCTGCACCGCCTACGAAATCAATGGCCGGCAAACCAAACAATTGCCTTTCCAACTCAACGGTCTGGAGGTGAAACCAGTATGGGAAACCTTCAAAGGTTGGAGCGAAAAGACTGCTACCTGCAAGCAGTTCAACGAGTTACCTTCAGAGATGAAAACTTTTGTGGAAGCAGTAGATAACTATCTGGGCGTTCCCGTGAAATACGTTTCCAACGGGCCGGGACGCGATCAGATACTGGAGCGCTAA